The Cohnella abietis genome has a segment encoding these proteins:
- a CDS encoding CopG family ribbon-helix-helix protein produces the protein MANLHNTKRIMISLPDHLLREVDFVVAKENTNRSEIIRQAMKHYLVDRKKRLIRDAMQRGYLEMAKINLNMASEAFHAEEDADNILGRLVSGV, from the coding sequence GTGGCCAATTTACACAATACGAAACGCATTATGATCAGTCTTCCGGATCATTTGCTGCGTGAAGTCGACTTCGTAGTCGCCAAGGAAAATACCAACCGCAGCGAGATAATCCGCCAGGCTATGAAGCATTACTTAGTTGATCGCAAGAAGCGGTTAATTCGTGATGCGATGCAACGTGGCTATTTGGAAATGGCCAAGATCAATCTGAATATGGCATCTGAAGCTTTTCACGCCGAAGAAGATGCCGACAATATACTCGGACGCCTCGTAAGCGGGGTGTAG
- a CDS encoding type II toxin-antitoxin system PemK/MazF family toxin → MIVKRGDVFYADLSPVVGSEQGGVRPVLVIQNDIGNRFSPTVIIAAITAQIQKAKLPTHVEIEAKNHGMERDSVILLEQIRTIDKQRLTDKITHLDDETMRKVDEALQISVGLIDF, encoded by the coding sequence TTGATTGTGAAGCGCGGGGATGTTTTCTACGCCGATTTGTCGCCGGTCGTTGGTTCGGAGCAGGGTGGTGTTCGTCCTGTTCTTGTTATCCAGAATGATATTGGCAACCGTTTTAGCCCAACAGTTATTATTGCGGCTATAACGGCTCAGATTCAGAAAGCGAAGCTGCCCACACACGTCGAAATCGAAGCAAAGAATCATGGCATGGAGCGCGACTCGGTTATCCTGCTTGAGCAAATCCGCACAATCGATAAGCAACGATTAACGGACAAAATCACGCATCTGGACGATGAGACCATGCGCAAGGTGGATGAAGCTTTGCAGATTAGCGTAGGATTAATTGATTTCTAA
- a CDS encoding class I SAM-dependent methyltransferase, translating into MTNQNNKYSGNFYEEIGNFLGENYLNFGFTKGTLQEVDFLIEHMDLQADASIIDIGCGPGRHSLELSRRGFMTTGVDISSSFIELAQRRAAEENLNATFIVADARRLPLTQSYDGAICLCEGAFGLAGDDEGHKQILREVHRVLKRDSLFVLTAINALSAVRIDDNMNAYTNTTSAIETITNSEGASKEVGIYTTAFTFRELKLLFEQSGFRVLNGYGCSAGNFSDKQLSVSDIEIMIVAQRI; encoded by the coding sequence ATGACAAACCAAAACAATAAATATAGCGGTAACTTTTACGAAGAGATAGGTAACTTTTTAGGAGAAAATTACTTGAATTTTGGTTTTACTAAGGGGACACTGCAAGAAGTTGATTTTTTGATAGAGCACATGGACCTGCAAGCAGACGCTTCAATAATCGATATCGGATGTGGTCCAGGTCGGCATAGCTTAGAATTATCACGCCGTGGTTTCATGACAACGGGAGTTGATATTTCTTCATCTTTTATTGAACTGGCTCAAAGAAGAGCTGCCGAGGAAAATTTGAATGCTACGTTCATCGTGGCAGATGCCCGTCGTTTACCGTTGACTCAATCATATGATGGAGCCATCTGTCTATGTGAAGGTGCATTTGGTTTAGCCGGTGACGATGAAGGGCATAAACAAATACTTCGTGAAGTTCATCGCGTATTAAAGCGTGACTCACTGTTTGTTTTAACGGCCATTAACGCCCTAAGCGCAGTTAGAATTGACGATAACATGAATGCTTACACCAATACTACAAGCGCTATTGAAACGATCACCAACTCCGAAGGAGCTTCAAAGGAAGTTGGGATTTACACAACCGCCTTCACTTTCCGAGAGCTCAAGCTCCTCTTTGAACAATCCGGATTCAGAGTATTGAACGGATATGGATGTTCCGCTGGAAACTTTAGTGATAAGCAATTGTCTGTATCTGACATTGAAATTATGATTGTTGCACAAAGAATATAA
- a CDS encoding ABC transporter substrate-binding protein has translation MKKFLAISMLTIMAWSSSGCSDNKEYSKAVEIHFQVFYPENHPFFADGKLVKAAENFHKLNPDIKVIIDYLESNEAMALTDNDTKLLESDKPQDIVPFAINKLGLAEQNGWLRDMSSLVSLSGPGQMDINQTILEAGTINGKLLLLPYAVNPRVILYNKDIFDKARIPYPQEEWTWEQFRDISKKIKPSIGSGSVLPYEPLTFDVLMASTGKGILSPSGDTSVGYLDSPEAVRTIQWLNQYYQDNVDELHKLSPKSNSDALDGFVDYSTGMILNSAFSKFYSFEGTNKDKLGIASLPYFEAGKRANAIGFSTIGISQKSQHPQEAWAFIEYLTLTNNEDSIQFSDTILTSAKVAEAAGQTTDPSKSVALKEMDYVVKSSSEANQFFTQAWNKELTAQFQELLRTEDHNIPARLHELALALDKELNRLKTIDEQLE, from the coding sequence ATGAAGAAATTTCTAGCGATTTCAATGCTAACTATTATGGCTTGGAGCTCATCGGGATGCAGCGATAATAAGGAATATTCGAAGGCCGTCGAGATTCATTTTCAGGTCTTCTATCCAGAGAATCATCCTTTCTTTGCAGATGGGAAGCTCGTAAAGGCTGCTGAAAATTTTCACAAACTAAACCCAGATATTAAAGTAATAATAGATTACTTGGAGTCTAATGAGGCAATGGCTTTAACCGATAACGATACAAAGCTACTTGAAAGTGATAAGCCGCAGGATATTGTCCCATTTGCAATTAACAAGCTCGGTTTGGCAGAGCAAAATGGATGGTTGAGAGATATGTCTTCACTAGTAAGCTTATCTGGGCCAGGGCAAATGGATATTAATCAGACGATCCTTGAAGCGGGCACAATTAATGGCAAATTACTTTTGCTACCGTATGCCGTTAATCCAAGGGTGATTTTATATAATAAGGATATTTTTGATAAGGCGAGAATTCCTTATCCTCAAGAGGAGTGGACCTGGGAACAGTTTAGAGACATTTCGAAAAAAATAAAACCGTCCATTGGCAGCGGCTCAGTGTTACCTTACGAGCCTTTAACCTTCGACGTACTTATGGCGAGTACAGGAAAAGGGATATTGTCGCCGAGTGGGGATACTTCAGTTGGGTATTTAGATAGTCCTGAGGCAGTCCGCACCATACAGTGGCTTAATCAGTATTATCAAGACAATGTGGACGAGCTTCATAAGCTAAGTCCTAAAAGCAATAGTGATGCCTTGGATGGATTTGTCGACTATAGCACAGGGATGATTCTTAATAGTGCCTTCTCTAAATTTTATTCTTTCGAGGGAACGAATAAGGATAAATTGGGCATTGCATCGCTTCCCTATTTCGAAGCAGGTAAGCGAGCTAATGCTATTGGATTCTCAACAATTGGAATCTCTCAGAAAAGCCAGCATCCCCAGGAAGCGTGGGCATTTATTGAATATCTCACGTTAACGAATAATGAAGATTCAATCCAATTCTCAGATACAATTCTAACCAGTGCGAAAGTGGCAGAAGCGGCAGGCCAAACAACAGATCCGAGCAAAAGCGTAGCCCTTAAGGAAATGGATTATGTAGTGAAATCATCTAGTGAGGCAAATCAGTTTTTTACCCAGGCATGGAATAAAGAGCTGACTGCCCAATTTCAAGAGCTTCTGAGAACAGAGGATCATAATATTCCTGCTAGGTTACACGAATTAGCACTAGCGCTTGATAAAGAATTGAACCGTTTGAAAACGATAGATGAACAGCTGGAATAA
- a CDS encoding M50 family metallopeptidase, whose protein sequence is MFLAVTVFLTRFIPFSEFFRNVDTLVHELSHALVTLMLSGKVMFIHLYADQSGVTYSSYAGTWKSIPISLAGYMGSALFAMLLFYLHSKKNEKEGLIAIAVVALLGLSLFVRNGYGMAWCGGFAALTIIVCYFSRPGLLKAYYLLIAFLCLVESVISSLIILSNTFQNSGPGGDAANLSSDTYIPAVFWALFFTVFSLWCARTSIKLFYKRSFD, encoded by the coding sequence GTGTTCCTAGCGGTAACAGTATTTCTAACTCGATTCATTCCGTTCTCTGAATTTTTCCGCAATGTAGATACATTGGTGCATGAGCTGTCACACGCCCTTGTTACTCTTATGCTGTCAGGCAAAGTCATGTTTATTCATCTCTATGCCGATCAGAGCGGCGTTACGTATTCTTCCTATGCGGGTACGTGGAAGTCCATTCCGATTTCACTTGCGGGATATATGGGCTCGGCGTTGTTTGCGATGCTCTTATTTTACCTGCACTCCAAGAAGAATGAGAAGGAAGGGTTAATTGCAATTGCGGTTGTCGCCTTGCTTGGCTTGTCTTTATTTGTTCGAAATGGCTATGGTATGGCTTGGTGCGGGGGCTTTGCTGCTCTAACGATCATAGTATGCTATTTTTCACGTCCAGGGTTGCTGAAAGCTTATTATTTACTCATTGCCTTTCTCTGCTTAGTGGAGTCAGTCATTAGCTCATTGATTATTCTTAGTAATACGTTTCAAAATTCCGGACCTGGGGGGGATGCGGCTAATCTCAGCAGCGACACTTACATTCCCGCAGTATTCTGGGCACTATTTTTCACAGTATTCTCCCTCTGGTGCGCGCGCACATCGATCAAGCTATTTTACAAACGAAGCTTTGATTAA
- a CDS encoding DUF523 domain-containing protein: MTQKVLVSACLLGHKVRYDNGDVPCLDQRFLNWHEAGRLVHICPEVVGGLQTPRPDAQRQGDRVVTGDGVDVTEPFEKGAQAALKLALEHKATIAILKQDSPSCGSLFIYDGSFTDAKIAGEGTTAELLRKNGIKVFGEDQLDEVERELAIVDGTSS; this comes from the coding sequence ATGACTCAAAAAGTGTTAGTAAGCGCCTGCCTATTAGGCCATAAGGTGAGGTATGACAATGGAGATGTTCCTTGTCTGGATCAGCGGTTCTTGAATTGGCATGAAGCGGGGAGATTGGTTCATATTTGCCCGGAAGTGGTCGGTGGGCTTCAGACACCTCGCCCGGATGCGCAGCGTCAGGGAGATCGTGTCGTTACTGGAGATGGTGTCGATGTCACCGAACCGTTCGAGAAGGGTGCGCAAGCGGCACTGAAATTAGCTTTGGAGCATAAGGCGACGATTGCGATTTTGAAGCAGGATAGTCCGTCATGCGGAAGCTTGTTTATTTACGACGGGTCATTTACTGATGCGAAGATAGCAGGTGAAGGTACGACTGCGGAATTGCTAAGAAAAAATGGAATCAAAGTATTTGGAGAAGATCAATTAGATGAGGTTGAACGGGAGTTAGCTATAGTTGATGGCACAAGTTCATGA
- a CDS encoding LolA family protein, with amino-acid sequence MRRRISWITAIALVSVILLAGCGSKNADSIVKDLDKVVGKMESYEGSGTMILHTGQQPQTYKVEVWYQKPDLYRISLTNEKQDVTQIVLRNADGVFVLTPQLNKSYRFQSDWPKNQGQVYLYQTLAQSIILDNSRQFTTTKDSYVFDVMAGNYQNGSFARQKIWLAQNDYAPRHVEVSDANAKLMVEVNFDTFKFGKKFDKSAFDMEKNMGATPNTKPSDSSNGSASPDNTAAPDPSATPDNETTAQPDQEGVTGNGNTTPVAAIEFKPIEPDIDALPVGVEQRDTTEVQLGEHQGIMLRYTGSYDFTIVESVAKDRAVTLSKGIALDLGFTMGHLTEGESSTLTWTKDGIEFRLSTEDLPPEAMITIAQSMTESSGK; translated from the coding sequence ATGCGTCGTCGGATTTCATGGATCACTGCTATTGCTCTTGTCTCGGTCATTTTATTGGCCGGCTGTGGGAGCAAAAACGCGGATTCGATCGTGAAGGACTTGGACAAGGTTGTTGGCAAGATGGAGAGTTATGAAGGCAGCGGTACGATGATCTTACATACAGGACAGCAGCCGCAAACGTACAAGGTAGAGGTGTGGTACCAGAAGCCGGATCTATACCGGATATCGCTAACGAATGAGAAGCAGGATGTTACGCAAATTGTGCTTCGTAACGCAGACGGTGTATTCGTTCTCACGCCGCAGCTCAATAAAAGCTATCGTTTCCAAAGCGATTGGCCGAAAAATCAAGGACAGGTTTACTTGTACCAGACGTTAGCTCAGAGCATTATCTTGGATAACTCTCGTCAGTTCACTACAACTAAAGACAGCTATGTATTCGATGTCATGGCTGGTAATTATCAGAATGGCTCGTTCGCACGTCAGAAGATTTGGTTAGCACAAAATGATTATGCTCCAAGACATGTCGAGGTTTCGGATGCAAATGCAAAGCTGATGGTAGAGGTCAATTTTGACACCTTCAAATTCGGCAAGAAATTTGATAAATCCGCATTCGACATGGAAAAGAACATGGGAGCCACTCCTAACACTAAGCCTTCAGATTCGTCAAATGGTAGTGCGAGCCCAGATAATACAGCAGCCCCGGATCCTTCGGCAACACCTGACAATGAAACCACCGCGCAACCTGATCAAGAGGGGGTAACTGGAAATGGTAATACTACACCAGTTGCAGCCATTGAATTTAAACCAATCGAGCCGGATATAGATGCATTACCGGTAGGTGTTGAGCAAAGAGATACAACAGAAGTGCAGCTCGGGGAGCATCAAGGTATTATGCTTCGTTATACTGGAAGCTATGATTTTACAATAGTAGAGTCAGTGGCTAAGGATAGAGCTGTTACGTTAAGCAAAGGAATTGCACTGGACCTTGGATTCACGATGGGGCATCTCACAGAAGGCGAGTCTAGCACGCTGACTTGGACGAAGGATGGAATTGAATTCCGTCTGAGTACAGAGGATCTTCCGCCTGAAGCTATGATTACAATCGCTCAATCGATGACGGAATCCTCAGGTAAATAA
- the alr gene encoding alanine racemase, producing the protein MDCYYRPTVAEISLDALDHNIRVFRKRVPEGTKILASVKANAYGHGAVEIARRAVATGVDYLGVAFLDEALQLRSSGIEAPILVLGYTPVEGLLLAREKGITVTLYREQMLDDVEALPVSDVGKKLKAHIKIDSGMGRLGLLPGKEAERFLERAFTLPQLEVEGLYTHYARADEVDKEYTLLQVQRFGSVVDYVKRSGLPISIIHCGNSATGIDLPEHVGQMLRLGISMYGLYPSPEVNSDHVELEPVLTLKTSVVHVKSLAAGEGISYGTRYFTQDTESIGTLPIGYADGFSRMLSGNAEVLVRGHRVPVLGRICMDQCMIRLSDAEVQDLPQIEVGEEVVLIGRQGDSTISVEEVATRLGTINYEITCMLAARVARVYRSNGKIISVVNPLLG; encoded by the coding sequence GTGGACTGTTATTATCGGCCAACTGTGGCCGAGATTTCTTTAGATGCCCTTGATCACAACATTAGGGTGTTCCGTAAACGTGTACCTGAAGGTACAAAAATACTAGCATCAGTTAAAGCAAATGCTTACGGGCATGGGGCAGTAGAAATTGCCCGCAGAGCTGTAGCGACTGGTGTAGATTACTTAGGGGTTGCGTTCTTGGATGAAGCGTTGCAACTACGCTCATCAGGAATAGAGGCTCCCATTCTGGTGCTAGGATATACTCCGGTAGAGGGACTGCTCCTTGCAAGGGAGAAAGGCATTACAGTAACTTTATATCGTGAACAGATGCTGGATGATGTAGAAGCTCTTCCTGTCTCTGACGTGGGTAAGAAATTAAAAGCGCATATAAAAATTGATTCTGGGATGGGCCGATTAGGTTTACTTCCAGGCAAAGAAGCAGAGCGGTTCTTGGAGAGGGCTTTCACGCTACCCCAGCTTGAGGTAGAGGGGCTATACACTCACTATGCGCGTGCGGATGAAGTAGATAAGGAATACACATTACTTCAGGTGCAGCGGTTCGGGAGTGTTGTAGATTACGTAAAACGCTCAGGGCTACCGATATCAATTATTCATTGTGGAAATAGCGCCACGGGAATAGATTTGCCAGAGCATGTCGGTCAAATGCTGCGTCTCGGTATTAGCATGTACGGTCTGTACCCTAGTCCGGAAGTCAATTCCGACCATGTGGAATTGGAGCCCGTGCTCACCTTGAAAACCTCCGTTGTGCATGTCAAAAGCTTGGCTGCTGGTGAAGGGATTAGCTACGGAACGCGTTATTTTACGCAGGACACTGAATCTATTGGTACTTTGCCGATTGGTTACGCGGACGGTTTTAGCCGAATGTTAAGTGGAAATGCGGAAGTGCTTGTTCGTGGACATAGAGTTCCTGTGCTAGGCAGGATCTGTATGGATCAATGCATGATTCGCTTAAGTGATGCCGAGGTTCAAGATTTGCCGCAGATTGAAGTGGGCGAAGAGGTTGTGCTGATCGGGCGACAAGGAGATAGCACTATATCTGTTGAAGAAGTCGCAACGAGGCTAGGGACAATTAATTATGAAATAACTTGCATGCTGGCGGCTAGGGTTGCGCGGGTTTATCGCAGTAATGGTAAGATAATATCGGTTGTCAATCCGCTGCTTGGGTAA
- a CDS encoding tetratricopeptide repeat protein, whose amino-acid sequence MTQTEQHLYRFSESPIWELQRSYYEEQGIKAWQTEEVPQYITSNPIIAMAYAEMIFGFLQDRARLDSTSEPVTIVELGAGSGRLAFHILNELCGLIEFAGISLPPFRYVMSDLADKNISYWQQHRGLIPYLEQGILDFAKFDAVKDTELRLVQSGVLLGKGDLHQPLLVIANYFFDSIPQELIYVEEGKVYECKVSLQLPSGVEGADQSPSEMLKQAVLEYHYRRAADYERKTYPYHNVVELYREKLEDSHILFPAIGLECLERIGQLSQQGFLLLTADKGDHRLESWEFAEPPKLIHHGSFSITANYHAIQMFFEQKGAVSYFTTHHHNNLNVGCILMLHDPMGYANTRLAYRRFIERFGPDDFFSMKEWFDGQLEEMELRQVLALWRLGGYDAQWLLQSVRRISDLLPDCTEQEMEDIRSGIHKMWKSYYDMNEMHNLALYCGFLLYQMYMFEDSLFFFEQSLHHSEADSEVLYHLAVCSYEVESYDCALDYTVKTLALEPEHEGALTLYKLVKVLI is encoded by the coding sequence ATGACACAAACAGAACAGCACCTTTACCGTTTCAGTGAATCGCCCATCTGGGAGCTGCAGCGCTCTTATTATGAAGAGCAAGGAATTAAGGCGTGGCAAACAGAGGAAGTCCCTCAATACATAACAAGTAATCCAATCATTGCTATGGCTTATGCCGAAATGATATTCGGGTTTCTTCAAGATAGAGCCCGATTAGATAGCACCTCTGAGCCTGTCACGATCGTTGAGCTTGGAGCAGGCTCAGGTCGATTAGCCTTCCATATTCTTAACGAGTTGTGCGGGCTTATAGAATTTGCGGGTATTTCGCTTCCCCCTTTCCGTTATGTTATGAGTGATTTAGCTGACAAAAATATAAGCTATTGGCAACAGCATAGAGGCTTAATTCCCTACCTTGAACAAGGGATATTGGATTTTGCGAAATTTGATGCAGTTAAGGACACAGAATTAAGACTGGTGCAATCGGGTGTCCTTTTGGGAAAAGGTGATCTGCATCAGCCGTTGTTGGTTATAGCCAATTACTTCTTCGATAGCATTCCGCAAGAGCTGATCTACGTAGAAGAAGGTAAAGTCTACGAATGCAAGGTTTCCTTACAGCTTCCGAGCGGGGTGGAGGGTGCTGATCAAAGCCCATCGGAAATGCTGAAGCAAGCCGTTCTTGAATATCACTACCGGCGTGCAGCCGATTACGAACGAAAAACATATCCGTACCATAACGTGGTTGAGCTTTACAGAGAGAAGCTTGAGGATTCCCATATTCTTTTCCCAGCTATTGGTTTGGAGTGCTTAGAGCGGATTGGACAGCTGTCACAACAGGGCTTCCTGCTGCTGACGGCGGATAAAGGTGACCATCGATTAGAAAGCTGGGAATTCGCTGAGCCTCCTAAGTTAATTCATCACGGAAGCTTCTCAATTACAGCCAACTATCATGCTATTCAAATGTTTTTCGAGCAGAAGGGTGCAGTGTCGTACTTCACCACGCATCATCATAACAACTTAAACGTAGGCTGCATTCTCATGCTACATGATCCGATGGGTTATGCGAACACTCGGCTAGCTTATCGTAGATTCATCGAACGGTTTGGTCCTGATGATTTTTTTAGCATGAAGGAATGGTTCGATGGTCAACTGGAGGAAATGGAGCTGCGACAAGTTCTAGCCCTCTGGCGACTAGGTGGCTATGATGCCCAATGGCTGCTGCAAAGCGTTCGTCGGATATCTGATCTTCTTCCAGATTGCACAGAGCAGGAGATGGAGGATATTCGTAGTGGGATTCACAAAATGTGGAAATCCTATTATGATATGAATGAGATGCACAACTTGGCGTTATACTGCGGGTTCCTGCTTTATCAGATGTATATGTTCGAGGATTCGTTGTTTTTCTTTGAACAGTCACTTCATCATAGTGAGGCAGATTCCGAAGTGCTCTATCATCTTGCTGTTTGCAGCTATGAGGTGGAGAGCTATGACTGTGCATTGGATTATACGGTTAAAACCTTGGCCCTTGAGCCTGAACATGAAGGAGCCCTGACGCTTTATAAGCTTGTTAAGGTGTTAATTTAG